The proteins below come from a single Halostagnicola larsenii XH-48 genomic window:
- a CDS encoding DUF6498-containing protein, producing the protein MAALERLRAIDATPELLAVIVSNLLPLVGVLVLKWSAATLVTVYWFELGVMCFWALIRALFAGRPSEFDPEMYLLGALVDRPVAVPIPRTGLEIRLSTLPIFALAVPILSLIWFVAGTVTVGLVGGHVLESSAIETVALVTIVIFLTEGARTALEYFYRQEYREHSAQTAVHGVFWRIGVLFLVGLCTAVLAAMADPSVAGDESIAAVDPTIVGVPLLIGIILLKSGFDLADVYRDRLVALEESIGEHFDSGDTPATPGNTPTTHGHTPSTPNLIDDSLPDAGKRVRPPVGGRLLATVVHAKRYPKIWFVGVCIAAGGLLFAFDGAWSIVAGFGFIAIAVTALLIHLDYWLRYAGVEYRIDDDAIVGYDRLFRQPVWHIEPGDQRTVSIECDWIDGRLETATVVVEYPDIDRDLRLPRVGDPETILEVFDRQSDESTRTKSTPPSL; encoded by the coding sequence ATGGCTGCGCTCGAGCGACTGCGTGCGATCGACGCGACGCCCGAGTTGCTCGCGGTCATCGTCTCGAATCTCCTGCCGCTCGTCGGGGTCCTCGTGCTCAAGTGGAGCGCAGCAACGCTCGTCACCGTCTACTGGTTCGAACTCGGTGTCATGTGTTTCTGGGCGCTGATTCGAGCGCTCTTTGCCGGTCGTCCGTCCGAATTCGACCCGGAGATGTATCTCCTCGGGGCGCTCGTAGACAGGCCCGTTGCAGTTCCGATCCCGCGTACCGGCCTCGAGATACGGCTCTCGACGCTCCCCATCTTCGCCCTGGCGGTCCCGATACTCTCGCTTATCTGGTTCGTCGCGGGAACCGTGACCGTTGGACTCGTCGGTGGCCACGTGCTCGAGTCGAGCGCAATCGAGACGGTGGCCCTCGTGACCATCGTCATCTTCCTCACCGAGGGGGCCCGGACGGCACTCGAGTACTTCTATCGACAGGAGTATCGCGAGCACAGCGCCCAGACGGCGGTACACGGCGTATTTTGGCGTATCGGGGTGTTGTTCCTCGTCGGACTCTGTACAGCAGTTCTTGCCGCGATGGCAGACCCCTCGGTGGCCGGTGACGAGTCGATCGCCGCTGTGGACCCGACGATCGTCGGGGTGCCACTGCTGATCGGGATCATCCTGCTCAAATCCGGGTTCGACCTCGCGGACGTCTACCGCGATCGGCTGGTTGCGCTCGAGGAATCGATAGGCGAACACTTCGACAGCGGGGACACTCCAGCGACGCCGGGGAACACTCCAACGACGCACGGGCACACTCCGTCGACGCCGAATCTGATCGACGATTCCTTGCCGGACGCAGGAAAACGAGTCCGTCCACCCGTCGGCGGTCGGCTGCTCGCAACCGTAGTACACGCCAAACGGTATCCGAAGATTTGGTTCGTTGGCGTGTGTATCGCCGCCGGTGGGCTTCTATTCGCGTTCGACGGTGCCTGGTCGATCGTGGCTGGATTCGGGTTCATCGCTATCGCCGTGACCGCCCTATTGATCCACCTGGATTACTGGCTTCGCTACGCGGGCGTCGAATACCGGATCGATGACGACGCGATCGTCGGCTACGACCGACTGTTTCGACAACCGGTGTGGCACATCGAGCCAGGAGACCAACGCACTGTCAGCATCGAATGCGACTGGATCGACGGCCGGCTCGAGACGGCAACCGTGGTCGTCGAGTATCCCGACATCGACCGCGACCTGCGGCTTCCGCGAGTGGGCGACCCAGAGACGATTCTCGAGGTGTTCGACCGCCAATCCGACGAGTCGACTCGGACGAAATCAACTCCCCCGAGTCTGTAG
- the eif1A gene encoding translation initiation factor eIF-1A, which translates to MSEDESSRKNLRMPEDDEVFATVTNMLGANRVTVRCADGEERTARIPGKMQKRIWIREDDVVLVEPWDWQDEKADITWRYEKSDADQLRREGHIA; encoded by the coding sequence ATGAGCGAGGACGAGAGCAGCCGCAAAAACCTCCGAATGCCCGAAGACGACGAGGTTTTCGCGACGGTCACGAACATGCTGGGGGCGAACCGAGTCACAGTCCGCTGTGCCGACGGGGAAGAACGCACCGCACGCATTCCGGGCAAGATGCAAAAGCGCATCTGGATCCGCGAGGACGACGTGGTCCTCGTCGAGCCGTGGGACTGGCAGGACGAAAAGGCCGACATCACCTGGCGCTACGAGAAGTCCGACGCCGACCAGCTCCGTCGCGAAGGCCACATCGCATAG
- a CDS encoding DUF7470 family protein: MLDKLGPLGIAGLVIVLVGIAVIAYGNYIVAAGIAIVLVGLALTVKALVSGMLGAFGMM; encoded by the coding sequence ATGCTCGATAAACTCGGCCCGCTCGGTATCGCGGGGCTCGTCATCGTTCTCGTCGGAATCGCAGTCATTGCCTACGGGAATTACATCGTCGCTGCCGGTATAGCGATCGTGCTCGTCGGACTAGCTCTGACCGTCAAGGCACTGGTCTCGGGGATGCTCGGGGCCTTCGGCATGATGTAA
- a CDS encoding DUF460 domain-containing protein: MSTRTSALNAVVFGVDIQSGDVRGDSPSYALVQYDGEDLTRDVVTHRKLRRLIDDVEPAIVATDNMYELAADKDQLIHFLGSLPADTRLVQVTGAEQPEPLSRVAKRHGIPYGKDPMKEAEAAAKLAAHNVGHEVSAFTDTTTVKVSRGRSTGKGGWSEDRYTRRIHGSVKRRAREVESELEDENLEYESDIRESYGGYANAVFTVQARPSDIPVSNERSGDVRIEIERERRDGIEFQPLVKRRDHVVVGIDPGTTTAVAIASLEGEILDVWSSRTSDAADVIEWIVERGRPVIVAADVTPIPETVEKFRRSFDAAAWTPTSDLPIDEKQHRTREHPYDDDHQRDAMAAALYAVDDHEDQFERIADKLPPGIDRGEVTARVVAGEESVEAVLRDLTDEAEDEEETTEHEPRELTEEEKRIKSLDRQVERLQSHVERLEDRLETKDERIEDLEAELTVSRREERRQIRKESEVSRLEAKIERLERERDEARENVADLEDKVERMKALWKLDHSNFSDVSAKKEGLVPVKVIEQFTKGAIREADDQYGIAAGDVVYVRDASGAGKSTAELLASFEPRVVLKDGGLSDAADRILFEAELPVGPAGDVAMQEVDELAVAREEDVEAVIDDWHERARDRRRDQKASMVDQLISEHRAGDNEA; the protein is encoded by the coding sequence GTGAGCACCCGAACGAGTGCGTTGAACGCAGTCGTCTTCGGCGTCGACATTCAGAGCGGGGATGTCCGCGGTGACTCGCCTTCCTACGCGCTGGTCCAGTACGACGGCGAGGACCTCACTCGAGACGTCGTTACCCACCGCAAACTCAGGCGATTGATCGACGACGTCGAGCCAGCTATCGTCGCGACGGACAACATGTACGAACTGGCGGCGGACAAAGACCAGTTGATCCACTTTCTGGGGTCGCTGCCCGCCGATACACGGCTCGTGCAGGTGACGGGGGCCGAACAGCCCGAACCGCTCTCCCGCGTCGCCAAACGCCACGGAATCCCCTACGGCAAGGACCCGATGAAAGAGGCCGAAGCCGCCGCCAAACTCGCCGCCCACAACGTCGGCCACGAAGTCTCGGCGTTCACCGATACGACGACGGTGAAAGTCTCGAGAGGCCGCTCGACCGGAAAGGGCGGCTGGAGCGAGGATCGCTACACCCGGCGGATCCACGGCTCGGTCAAGCGCCGCGCCCGCGAGGTCGAATCCGAACTCGAGGACGAGAACCTCGAGTACGAAAGCGATATCCGAGAGTCCTACGGCGGCTACGCCAACGCCGTGTTCACGGTGCAGGCGCGTCCGAGCGACATTCCCGTCTCGAACGAGCGCTCGGGCGACGTCCGTATCGAAATCGAGCGCGAACGCCGCGACGGGATCGAGTTCCAGCCGCTCGTCAAACGCCGCGATCACGTCGTCGTCGGCATCGATCCGGGAACGACCACCGCGGTCGCCATCGCCAGCCTCGAGGGCGAGATCCTCGACGTCTGGAGTTCGCGAACCAGCGACGCCGCGGACGTGATCGAGTGGATCGTCGAGCGCGGGCGACCGGTCATCGTCGCGGCGGACGTGACCCCGATACCCGAAACCGTCGAGAAGTTCCGCCGGAGCTTCGACGCCGCGGCGTGGACGCCGACCAGCGACCTCCCGATCGACGAAAAGCAACACCGCACGCGCGAGCATCCCTACGACGACGATCACCAGCGCGACGCGATGGCCGCGGCGCTGTACGCGGTCGACGACCACGAGGATCAGTTCGAGCGAATCGCAGACAAACTCCCGCCGGGGATCGATCGGGGCGAGGTGACGGCGCGCGTCGTCGCCGGCGAGGAGAGCGTCGAGGCCGTCCTGCGGGACCTCACCGACGAGGCTGAGGACGAAGAGGAGACGACCGAGCACGAACCGCGGGAACTCACCGAGGAGGAAAAGCGAATCAAATCGCTCGACCGGCAGGTCGAACGCCTCCAGTCACACGTCGAGCGCCTCGAGGACCGCCTCGAGACCAAAGACGAGCGAATCGAGGACCTCGAGGCCGAACTCACCGTCTCCCGGCGCGAGGAACGCCGTCAGATCCGCAAGGAGTCGGAGGTGAGCCGCCTCGAGGCGAAAATCGAGCGCCTCGAGCGCGAACGCGACGAGGCCCGCGAGAACGTCGCCGACTTGGAGGACAAAGTCGAGCGGATGAAAGCCCTCTGGAAGCTCGATCACTCGAACTTCAGCGACGTGTCGGCGAAAAAGGAAGGATTGGTGCCGGTGAAGGTGATCGAGCAGTTCACCAAGGGCGCGATCCGCGAGGCCGACGACCAGTACGGCATCGCGGCCGGAGACGTCGTCTACGTCCGGGATGCAAGCGGTGCCGGCAAGTCGACCGCGGAACTGCTCGCCTCGTTCGAACCGCGAGTCGTCCTCAAGGACGGCGGGCTCTCGGATGCGGCCGACCGGATCCTCTTCGAGGCCGAACTCCCCGTCGGCCCGGCGGGCGACGTCGCCATGCAGGAGGTCGACGAACTCGCCGTCGCTCGAGAGGAGGACGTCGAGGCCGTGATCGACGACTGGCACGAGCGCGCTCGAGACCGCAGACGCGACCAGAAGGCGTCGATGGTCGACCAGCTCATCAGCGAGCATCGCGCGGGAGACAACGAAGCCTGA
- the rnz gene encoding ribonuclease Z, with translation MPLCVTFLGTSGAIPTARRNPTSLFVAREGDELLFDAGEGTQRQMMRFRTGFSISHLFVTHLHGDHVLGIPGLLQTMAFNDRTDPLAIHTPRGTRSEISSLVNALGNRPSFPVRINEVGGGDVAHRADEYEVRVFETDHDTRSVGYALVEDDRKGRFDRERAEELGVPVGPKFSRLHGGEAVELEDGTVVEPEQVVGEPRPGRSLVYTGDTRPTQATLEAVDQPDLLIHDATFADDRTERATDTAHSTARQAAEIARRAGADRLALMHISSRYAGNVEDHLEQARDVFDCEVLLPEDGDQIEIPYQDV, from the coding sequence ATGCCATTGTGCGTGACGTTTCTCGGAACCAGCGGGGCGATTCCAACCGCTCGACGGAACCCCACCAGCCTCTTCGTCGCGCGCGAAGGAGACGAACTGTTGTTCGACGCCGGTGAGGGGACGCAGCGACAGATGATGCGGTTTCGAACGGGGTTTTCGATCTCCCATCTCTTCGTGACGCACCTCCACGGCGACCACGTGCTGGGCATCCCGGGACTCCTCCAGACGATGGCGTTCAACGACCGGACGGACCCGCTTGCCATCCACACGCCGCGGGGCACTCGATCGGAAATCTCGTCGCTCGTCAACGCGCTCGGTAACCGACCGTCGTTTCCGGTCCGGATCAACGAGGTCGGCGGCGGCGATGTCGCCCACCGCGCCGACGAGTACGAAGTTCGGGTTTTCGAGACCGACCACGACACGCGCTCGGTCGGCTACGCGCTGGTCGAGGACGACCGCAAGGGCCGATTCGACCGCGAACGCGCCGAAGAACTCGGCGTCCCGGTCGGCCCGAAGTTCTCGAGACTCCACGGAGGTGAGGCCGTCGAACTCGAGGACGGCACCGTCGTCGAACCGGAACAGGTCGTCGGCGAGCCCCGCCCCGGCCGCTCGCTCGTGTACACGGGTGATACCCGCCCGACGCAAGCGACGCTCGAGGCGGTCGATCAGCCGGACCTGCTGATCCACGACGCGACGTTCGCCGACGACCGAACCGAACGGGCGACGGACACGGCACACTCGACGGCGCGGCAGGCGGCCGAAATCGCCCGCAGAGCCGGGGCGGATCGGCTGGCGCTCATGCACATCTCCTCGCGGTACGCCGGCAACGTCGAGGACCACCTCGAGCAGGCTCGAGACGTCTTCGACTGCGAGGTCTTGCTGCCGGAAGACGGCGACCAAATCGAGATTCCGTATCAGGACGTCTGA
- a CDS encoding Mur ligase family protein gives MSYDTASTVVPEPLTRLARRIAGPLTRGTEHRRRLEEIGVKIVVSGTRGKSGTTERIYDVLRSRGYDAYAKVTGNHPLSLYDGEENPIDRGERVTLYENVHELRKYFPVDALVLENQGITDYTTRMMNERFGDPDVLVLTNVRQDHRDTLGGTRADIARAFARATPAGTHVVNGEQDPRLREYIERELEAVDATVSHVDVPERHQNIPAAECIYALDHVLEAIDEEPLSDRQRESMLDEFRVEWTHALGGRVYNAADVNDVESTEMVRQALVDDDERIQPFVYLRRDRRARTASFHDYLEGLFDDGAIEQARVAGGHAELFADKASFPVICHDPETESALSVLEEMIADGWPVLVMGNTVAEFMRDIDDEIERHSEPPESIDTSESDLELELPPQPVDSQLPVQSVDSQSSGDADGALSRLSHVQR, from the coding sequence ATGTCTTACGATACCGCTTCAACGGTCGTTCCCGAGCCGCTCACGCGGCTCGCTCGACGCATCGCTGGGCCGCTCACCCGCGGCACCGAACACCGACGCCGACTCGAGGAAATCGGCGTCAAAATCGTCGTTTCCGGAACCCGCGGCAAATCGGGAACGACCGAACGGATCTACGACGTCCTTCGATCCCGGGGCTACGACGCCTACGCGAAGGTCACCGGCAATCACCCCCTCTCGCTGTACGACGGCGAGGAAAACCCGATCGACCGCGGCGAGCGCGTTACGCTCTACGAAAACGTCCACGAGCTTCGAAAGTACTTCCCCGTCGATGCGCTGGTCCTCGAGAACCAGGGGATCACCGACTACACGACGCGGATGATGAACGAGCGGTTCGGCGACCCCGACGTGCTCGTTCTCACGAACGTTCGCCAGGACCACCGCGATACGCTCGGCGGCACTCGCGCGGACATCGCGAGAGCGTTCGCCCGCGCGACCCCCGCCGGAACGCACGTCGTCAACGGCGAACAGGATCCGCGTCTCCGGGAGTACATCGAGCGCGAACTCGAGGCCGTGGATGCGACCGTTTCCCACGTCGACGTCCCCGAACGCCATCAGAACATCCCCGCTGCGGAGTGTATCTACGCGCTCGATCACGTCCTCGAGGCCATCGACGAGGAACCGCTGTCAGATCGACAGCGCGAGTCGATGCTCGATGAGTTTCGCGTCGAGTGGACCCACGCGCTCGGCGGCCGGGTGTACAACGCGGCCGACGTCAACGACGTCGAGAGCACCGAGATGGTTCGCCAGGCGCTCGTCGACGACGACGAACGGATCCAGCCGTTCGTCTACCTCCGCCGAGACCGCCGGGCTCGAACGGCCTCGTTCCACGACTATCTCGAGGGGCTCTTCGACGACGGCGCGATCGAACAGGCGCGGGTCGCAGGCGGTCACGCGGAGCTCTTCGCCGACAAAGCGTCGTTCCCCGTAATCTGCCACGATCCGGAAACCGAGTCGGCGCTATCGGTTCTCGAGGAGATGATAGCGGACGGGTGGCCGGTGCTCGTAATGGGCAATACCGTCGCCGAGTTTATGCGCGACATCGACGACGAAATCGAGCGCCACTCGGAGCCACCGGAATCGATCGACACGTCCGAGTCGGATCTCGAACTGGAACTGCCTCCGCAACCCGTCGATTCCCAACTCCCGGTTCAGTCGGTCGACTCTCAATCGTCCGGCGACGCCGACGGCGCACTGTCTCGGCTTTCCCACGTACAGAGGTGA
- a CDS encoding poly-gamma-glutamate biosynthesis protein PgsC/CapC — protein sequence MEGDTSMIVASLLMIVGLLIGIAVVQTYGLRLSGVLVVPMFAVYALYDVLALPAFVIGVLAAYAGLAVLQRRTLLFGRQLLLASMILSMIVPLAVFGSLVALGVSGITLSTATFAGSILPGVAAYNYHQLDSDRRLEDIAASVGVLVGLIGLGGALVNLTMAPRIGRLTPPVLFGPNSDIAAARNAAISDMGGFLEISLPVVLLVIALGMVVSEGAYMRWGIRLNGIIALPLLALFALRSAAVLPLYVLGVAVVYGLLTLFHRSTLLYGRVLLGTGLVIAIAGSIPIAIVFPVTTGLHLFFTAILIGIGAYNLHRMPPEHRPTSISLSAGAFALFLGGLRLIVTPEPGGVLTTNLSALPQIALLVGALVVGAASALRLERLRPSSSDADRQRAGTHSSHT from the coding sequence GTGGAGGGCGATACGTCGATGATCGTCGCTTCGCTGTTGATGATAGTCGGACTGTTGATCGGAATCGCAGTCGTTCAGACGTACGGACTTCGACTTTCCGGCGTCCTCGTGGTTCCGATGTTCGCAGTGTACGCCCTCTACGACGTCCTCGCACTCCCCGCATTCGTCATCGGCGTGCTCGCCGCCTACGCCGGATTGGCGGTGTTGCAACGACGAACGCTGTTGTTCGGGCGACAGCTGCTGCTGGCGAGCATGATACTCAGTATGATCGTCCCGCTGGCCGTCTTCGGCAGTCTCGTCGCGCTCGGCGTTTCCGGCATCACGCTTTCGACGGCGACGTTCGCCGGGAGTATCCTCCCCGGCGTCGCGGCATACAACTATCACCAGCTGGACTCGGATCGACGCCTCGAGGACATCGCGGCGAGCGTCGGTGTGCTCGTCGGATTGATCGGCCTCGGCGGTGCGCTCGTCAATCTCACGATGGCGCCCCGAATCGGCCGGCTCACGCCCCCCGTGTTGTTCGGTCCGAACTCGGACATCGCCGCCGCTCGGAACGCCGCGATCAGCGATATGGGCGGCTTCCTCGAAATCTCTCTGCCGGTCGTCCTTCTCGTCATCGCGCTCGGGATGGTCGTCTCGGAAGGGGCGTACATGCGGTGGGGAATCAGGCTCAACGGAATCATCGCGCTTCCGTTGCTCGCCCTGTTCGCCCTCCGATCGGCTGCCGTGCTCCCGTTGTACGTTCTCGGTGTCGCCGTCGTTTACGGCCTGCTGACTCTGTTCCACCGGTCGACGCTGCTGTACGGACGGGTGCTGCTCGGGACGGGCCTCGTTATCGCTATCGCGGGATCGATCCCGATCGCGATCGTCTTCCCGGTCACGACCGGGTTACACCTGTTCTTTACGGCTATCCTGATCGGAATCGGCGCGTACAACCTACACCGGATGCCACCGGAGCACAGACCGACATCGATCTCGCTGTCTGCAGGCGCGTTCGCCCTCTTTCTCGGCGGTCTCCGACTGATCGTGACGCCGGAGCCGGGCGGTGTGCTCACGACGAACCTCTCGGCGCTTCCACAGATCGCGCTGCTCGTCGGTGCGCTCGTCGTCGGCGCGGCGTCTGCGCTCCGTCTCGAGCGACTTCGTCCCTCGAGTTCGGACGCCGACCGACAGCGCGCCGGGACACACAGCAGCCACACCTGA
- a CDS encoding DUF7282 domain-containing protein gives MSSRPEFGTIKRVAAILIALAVVLAAGVVIGQAPAIFGVDEDPDASIEFDDQQSDGTNVTVSSVSVSEGGFVVVSDSNGNILGVSDYLGSGSHENVTVNQTDADDREMLGQLTATAHQDTTNNETYAYNETDGEEDQPYIEDGFPVSDTASVTMADRDDAVGDSFTVESIDAPSSGTTNETISVTGEIRNPTQDLDQQQVDLRIDGAVLERRVLELEPDETREVTFDVDTNGTDPGEQTIGIYTEGDGAVEMIDLKFDGTAAVEPAGGNETNVTANATVPATGFLAVEQTDGDDQSAPLGTSEELPPGDHENISIELEESVGEDEQLRVVLYEGDPSDFDGATRVEREGGTPVESEFTVAELEE, from the coding sequence ATGAGTTCGAGACCTGAGTTCGGTACGATCAAACGAGTCGCCGCAATCTTGATCGCGCTCGCCGTCGTTCTCGCGGCGGGCGTCGTCATCGGACAGGCACCGGCTATCTTCGGCGTCGACGAGGACCCGGACGCGTCGATCGAGTTCGATGATCAACAGAGCGACGGAACCAACGTGACGGTTTCGTCGGTTTCGGTCTCGGAAGGCGGGTTCGTCGTCGTCAGCGATAGCAACGGAAACATCCTCGGCGTCTCCGACTACCTCGGGTCTGGAAGCCACGAAAACGTCACCGTCAACCAGACCGACGCCGACGATCGCGAGATGCTCGGCCAGTTGACCGCGACCGCCCACCAGGATACCACTAACAACGAGACCTACGCCTACAACGAAACCGACGGCGAGGAAGACCAACCGTACATCGAAGACGGGTTTCCGGTCAGCGACACCGCATCGGTGACGATGGCCGATCGAGACGACGCCGTCGGCGACTCGTTCACCGTCGAATCGATCGACGCCCCGTCGTCGGGGACGACCAACGAAACCATTTCCGTGACCGGCGAAATCCGAAACCCGACCCAGGACCTCGACCAACAGCAAGTCGACCTCCGGATCGACGGGGCCGTCCTCGAGCGGCGGGTGCTCGAACTCGAGCCCGACGAGACTCGAGAAGTGACGTTCGACGTCGACACGAACGGAACGGATCCCGGCGAGCAGACGATCGGCATCTATACCGAAGGCGACGGTGCAGTGGAGATGATCGACCTCAAGTTCGACGGAACGGCGGCCGTCGAACCCGCCGGCGGAAACGAAACGAACGTCACGGCGAACGCAACCGTCCCAGCGACGGGATTCCTGGCGGTCGAACAGACCGATGGCGACGACCAGAGCGCGCCGCTGGGAACGAGCGAAGAGCTCCCGCCCGGCGACCACGAGAACATTTCCATCGAACTCGAGGAGTCCGTCGGCGAGGACGAGCAACTGAGAGTGGTCCTCTACGAGGGCGATCCGAGCGATTTCGACGGGGCAACACGGGTCGAACGCGAGGGCGGAACGCCCGTCGAGAGCGAGTTCACCGTCGCCGAACTGGAGGAGTAA
- a CDS encoding AAA family ATPase, which translates to MDAPLWTETYAPTLEELPQDDARRYLERAVDEPINLILQGPPGSGKTAAARALAREVYGDDVDNDLIEINVADFFGRTKTEIKNDPRFAGFLVGRSSMSKRDMINHVLKESASYAPVSGAYKTILLDNAEDIREDFQQALRRIMEKHHRTTQFIVATRQPTKLIPPIRSRCFPVSFRAPSSEETVAILERIVEAEGVEYDADGLEFVAGYANGNLRKAILAAQTTVEDEGELTMTGAYETIGEVGLADEIESMVDDAEAGEFTDARKTLDDLLVDEGLDGGEVLEEILSVARKRYHGDELARMHRLVADTEFEMQEGSSDRIHVSHVLAELGRNG; encoded by the coding sequence ATGGATGCGCCGCTGTGGACCGAGACGTACGCCCCGACTCTCGAGGAGCTGCCCCAGGACGACGCCCGCAGATACCTCGAGCGGGCGGTCGACGAGCCGATTAACCTGATCCTGCAGGGGCCACCAGGAAGCGGCAAGACGGCGGCGGCGCGCGCGCTGGCTCGCGAGGTCTACGGCGATGACGTGGACAACGACCTGATCGAGATCAACGTCGCCGACTTCTTCGGCCGAACGAAGACCGAGATCAAGAACGATCCCCGGTTCGCGGGCTTTCTGGTCGGACGGTCGTCGATGTCAAAGCGGGACATGATCAACCACGTGCTCAAAGAATCCGCGAGCTACGCGCCCGTATCGGGTGCGTACAAGACGATTCTCCTCGACAACGCAGAGGACATTCGCGAGGACTTCCAGCAGGCCTTGCGTCGGATCATGGAGAAACACCACCGGACGACGCAGTTTATCGTCGCGACGCGCCAGCCGACGAAGCTCATTCCGCCGATCCGATCGCGGTGTTTCCCCGTCTCGTTTCGAGCGCCCTCGAGCGAGGAGACCGTCGCCATCCTCGAGCGCATCGTCGAGGCCGAAGGGGTTGAGTACGACGCCGACGGCCTCGAGTTCGTCGCCGGCTACGCGAACGGCAACCTCCGAAAGGCGATCCTGGCCGCCCAGACGACCGTCGAAGACGAGGGCGAACTCACGATGACCGGGGCCTACGAGACCATCGGCGAAGTCGGCCTCGCCGACGAGATCGAGTCGATGGTCGACGACGCAGAGGCAGGCGAGTTCACCGACGCGAGAAAGACGCTCGACGACCTGCTGGTAGACGAGGGACTCGACGGCGGCGAAGTCCTCGAGGAGATCCTCTCGGTCGCGCGAAAACGATACCACGGCGACGAACTCGCCCGGATGCACCGGCTCGTCGCGGATACGGAGTTCGAAATGCAGGAGGGCTCGAGCGACCGAATCCACGTCTCGCACGTACTCGCGGAGTTAGGTCGGAATGGCTGA
- a CDS encoding acyl-CoA thioesterase: MTALLETYIENRFPVQPNHANNNGTLHGGNLMKWLDEVGGMSAIRFAGESCVTARVDELDFLRPVPLGETALIEAYVYDAGETSVNVALRAWREEPRSGETELTTESTFTFVAIDEDGTPIPVPDLTVESEKGEQLRERALSASE, from the coding sequence ATGACCGCGCTACTCGAGACGTACATCGAAAACCGATTTCCCGTCCAGCCGAACCACGCGAACAACAACGGGACCCTCCACGGCGGGAACCTCATGAAGTGGCTCGACGAGGTCGGCGGCATGTCGGCGATCAGGTTCGCCGGCGAATCCTGCGTCACCGCTCGCGTCGACGAACTCGATTTCCTCCGGCCGGTGCCGCTCGGCGAAACCGCGCTCATCGAGGCGTACGTCTACGATGCGGGGGAGACGAGCGTCAACGTCGCGCTGCGGGCGTGGCGCGAGGAGCCACGGTCGGGCGAAACGGAACTCACGACCGAATCGACGTTCACCTTCGTCGCGATCGACGAGGACGGTACGCCGATACCGGTGCCGGACCTCACCGTCGAGAGCGAGAAGGGCGAGCAACTTCGCGAGCGGGCACTGTCCGCGAGCGAGTGA
- a CDS encoding PIN domain-containing protein, whose protein sequence is MTARVVPDLNALAIQLIDDHPGHSYVADELVPALTGADTLVVFGYLPLRIQWLLEDFGFETVEARNAVSSLLQYPMEFVDVDDDLVLSAYDISAEKNHDVYDSFYVALARAADADAIVTTDRDFEHLCTDESFEYRNPVPDEVLERFVDANA, encoded by the coding sequence ATGACAGCGCGCGTCGTCCCCGATCTGAATGCCTTGGCGATTCAGCTGATCGACGACCATCCTGGCCACTCCTACGTCGCCGACGAACTCGTCCCTGCACTCACGGGGGCGGATACGCTCGTCGTCTTTGGGTATCTCCCGCTACGTATCCAGTGGCTTCTCGAGGATTTCGGATTCGAGACGGTCGAGGCTCGAAATGCAGTCTCGTCACTCCTTCAATATCCCATGGAATTCGTCGACGTCGACGACGATCTCGTGCTGTCGGCATACGATATCAGCGCGGAGAAAAACCACGACGTATACGATTCGTTCTATGTGGCACTCGCGCGCGCCGCCGATGCAGATGCGATCGTAACAACCGACAGGGACTTCGAGCACCTATGTACCGACGAGTCGTTCGAATACAGAAACCCGGTTCCGGACGAGGTTCTCGAGCGGTTCGTCGATGCGAACGCGTGA
- a CDS encoding AbrB/MazE/SpoVT family DNA-binding domain-containing protein, with the protein MSKTNPNPDINEEDEYGTAQLNHRGRLTIPKALRDDLNLEDGTEFHVIRDGGEIRLVRSLPDLETLTRGDEWGDEAFRDAGDATFGGT; encoded by the coding sequence GTGAGCAAAACGAACCCAAACCCCGATATAAACGAGGAGGACGAGTACGGTACGGCTCAACTCAACCATCGCGGTCGGCTTACGATCCCCAAAGCGCTCCGTGATGATCTCAACCTCGAGGACGGGACGGAGTTTCACGTGATTCGTGACGGTGGAGAGATTCGGCTTGTTCGTTCCCTTCCCGACCTCGAAACGTTGACACGGGGCGACGAGTGGGGAGACGAGGCGTTCCGTGATGCAGGTGATGCAACGTTCGGTGGGACGTGA